CTACATGATTTCCATCCCGCTTGGCATTCGCAAGGCGGTCAGCGATGGCAGCAAGTTTGACGTCTGGACCAGCGCCGTGGTGATCATCGGCTATGCCATTCCGGGCTTTTTGTTTGCGGTTCTGCTGGTGGTTCTGTTTGCCGGTGGCTCCTTCTTTGACTGGTTCCCGCTGCGCGGACTGATCTCGGACAATTTCGACCAGTTGAGCTGGTGGGAGAAGATCCTCGACTATTTCTGGCACTTGGCCCTGCCGCTCACCTCGATGGCACTGGCGGCCTTTGCCACCACCACGCTTTTGACGAAAAACTCCTTCCTTGATGAAATCCGCAAGCAATATGTGGTGACCGCAAGGGCCAAGGGCCTGACTGAACGGCAGGTGCTGTATGGCCATGTGTTCCGCAATGCCATGCTGATCATCATTGCGGGCTTCCCCGGTGCCTTCATTGGTGCCTTCTTTGGCGGTTCCCTGCTGATCGAGCAGATTTTCTCCCTTGACGGGCTGGGGCTTTTGTCGTTCGAAAGCGTCATCAACCGGGATTATGCAGTGGTCTTTGCGACGCTTTATATCTTCTCGCTAATGGGACTGGTCGTCAGCCTGATTTCCGACCTGACCTATATGTTGATCGATCCGCGGATTGATTTTGAAAGCCGGGAGGTCTGATGATGCGATTGCCATTCAGCCGCAAAAATGACCCGTCCAAGCAGACGCCGGGCTTCTTTGCCAACCTGTCGCCGATCAATCAGCGGCGGTTGAAGAATTTCAAA
This DNA window, taken from Cohaesibacter intestini, encodes the following:
- a CDS encoding microcin C ABC transporter permease YejB, which gives rise to MGAYILRRLLLIIPTLIGIMAINFAVIQFAPGGPVERIIAQVTGTDVSATERISGGGDFAGTGTGPSASSGEDITSRYRGAQGLDPEFIKELEKQFGFDKPPLERFGQMLVNYATFDFGDSYFRDIGVLELIAEKMPVSISLGLWMTLISYMISIPLGIRKAVSDGSKFDVWTSAVVIIGYAIPGFLFAVLLVVLFAGGSFFDWFPLRGLISDNFDQLSWWEKILDYFWHLALPLTSMALAAFATTTLLTKNSFLDEIRKQYVVTARAKGLTERQVLYGHVFRNAMLIIIAGFPGAFIGAFFGGSLLIEQIFSLDGLGLLSFESVINRDYAVVFATLYIFSLMGLVVSLISDLTYMLIDPRIDFESREV